From the Leptospira biflexa serovar Patoc strain 'Patoc 1 (Paris)' genome, one window contains:
- a CDS encoding LIC13212 family protein: MMLRFSILLCYLLGMTALFAEKPASATLKERESQKQIDLQRKNGFGDNEIDTLHANIIGNLRKIKKLQDLGVDKTAAQYLAQTPQEHKELYKKDKDGKPYLEIKLPQGQSYIDYPSVFLYDGIAYIYPKEDYSDLDKIILSFRRVNADGTIHVKEMRRLINPTPKSEGTEKDEKGEARLDTNSDIRLEYFRSLTSDTIWPNDPVQPAEADIAMVLNDEKDPLPYDKQKHIMMSYKKMLRKIAKQTAFKLRSVELDQKQMITKILDYNTN; this comes from the coding sequence ATGATGCTACGATTTTCCATTCTTCTCTGTTACCTTCTGGGAATGACTGCTCTTTTTGCAGAAAAACCAGCCTCCGCTACCCTCAAGGAAAGGGAGTCCCAAAAACAAATTGATCTGCAAAGGAAAAATGGTTTTGGTGATAACGAAATTGACACCCTTCACGCAAACATCATTGGGAATCTGCGGAAGATCAAAAAACTCCAAGACTTAGGTGTGGACAAAACAGCCGCCCAATACCTAGCCCAAACCCCACAAGAACACAAAGAATTATACAAAAAAGACAAGGATGGAAAACCTTATTTGGAAATCAAACTCCCTCAAGGACAATCCTACATCGATTATCCATCCGTGTTTTTGTATGATGGAATTGCATACATTTATCCTAAAGAAGATTATAGCGACTTAGACAAAATCATCCTTTCCTTCAGAAGAGTGAATGCAGATGGAACCATCCATGTAAAAGAAATGCGTAGGCTCATCAACCCAACACCCAAGTCAGAAGGCACAGAAAAAGATGAGAAAGGGGAAGCAAGATTGGATACAAATTCTGATATCCGTTTGGAATACTTTCGGTCTTTGACTTCGGATACCATTTGGCCCAATGATCCTGTCCAACCTGCGGAAGCAGACATCGCAATGGTGTTAAATGATGAAAAGGATCCTCTCCCTTATGACAAACAAAAACACATTATGATGTCTTATAAAAAGATGTTACGCAAAATTGCAAAACAAACTGCTTTCAAATTACGTAGCGTGGAATTGGATCAAAAACAAATGATCACAAAAATTTTGGATTATAATACAAACTAG
- a CDS encoding LIC13411 family adhesin: MRSIGLILCLLYFLNCATYWKNRKNDLKDIVTVGAETPMYGAAVKVGPLPIGFVFQGGESSLGKRDLGRGVGIRGGEIGGYHSQQLVFGILGGESFHSGSPVLDAKGNWLVDKKGIPLTNDERANLKSYKMRYYSYFYDPVKDRKARKKEYFRRELTKDIVANTGQKEFLIYLPKEDLKPFGYPPGYSWNVEVVGGVYGGARVGFNIAEAFDFLLGFTTIDLLDDDIEGKEKPSFPGFPFPAPTDVESESETDSTSEIAP; encoded by the coding sequence ATGCGTTCCATCGGCCTTATCCTTTGCCTTTTGTATTTTTTGAATTGTGCCACCTATTGGAAAAATCGTAAAAATGATTTGAAAGATATTGTTACGGTGGGTGCCGAAACTCCTATGTATGGAGCGGCTGTTAAAGTAGGACCCCTTCCCATTGGATTTGTTTTCCAGGGTGGTGAGTCGAGTTTGGGGAAACGTGATTTAGGTCGTGGGGTTGGAATCCGCGGTGGCGAGATTGGAGGTTATCATTCTCAACAGCTCGTCTTTGGTATCTTAGGTGGGGAAAGTTTTCATTCTGGTTCTCCTGTGCTTGATGCCAAAGGAAATTGGCTTGTGGACAAAAAAGGAATTCCACTTACAAACGATGAAAGGGCCAATCTCAAAAGTTATAAGATGCGATATTATTCGTACTTCTATGATCCTGTGAAAGATCGAAAGGCTCGTAAAAAAGAGTATTTTCGAAGGGAACTTACAAAAGACATCGTGGCAAACACCGGCCAAAAAGAATTTTTGATCTACCTTCCTAAAGAAGATTTAAAACCATTTGGTTACCCTCCAGGTTATTCCTGGAATGTAGAAGTTGTCGGAGGAGTGTATGGTGGTGCGAGAGTTGGTTTTAATATTGCAGAAGCGTTTGATTTTTTATTGGGTTTTACCACCATCGATTTGTTAGATGATGATATAGAGGGAAAGGAAAAACCAAGTTTCCCTGGTTTTCCGTTCCCGGCACCTACGGATGTAGAATCTGAATCAGAAACGGACTCAACATCAGAAATTGCCCCTTGA
- a CDS encoding alpha/beta hydrolase: protein MLGIKKSVAQLVFSLPENWISALTRKNNTNESNALDPRCALACNIARFLPKMEHMSPEKARKHYRDQMKLFEEGEFPIAHIEDKLIPTPSASFIPIRVYNANPQKRNLPTILFFHGGGLTIGNLETHDSFCRKLSHYTKSIVIAVDYRLAPEHPYPAAHDDAWLAYQYVRNSAYIFGGSPKAIAVCGDSAGALLATTLCLRAKKNNVQAPIYQALLYPMLDTSKESDTYELFGENYVLTKTLMRWFIQNYLPQTKDRSLIQNSPVLAETKELKGLPPTYIGIAGFDPLREEGETYAKHLQTAGVKVEERHFPSLVHGYIQLSGLIPKAKEAEEDLFQSLLRFFSQIKI from the coding sequence ATGTTAGGTATCAAAAAATCAGTCGCACAACTTGTCTTTTCGTTACCTGAGAATTGGATCTCTGCTCTCACTCGAAAAAACAATACCAATGAGTCCAATGCCTTAGACCCACGTTGTGCACTCGCTTGTAACATCGCAAGGTTCCTTCCGAAAATGGAACATATGAGTCCTGAAAAAGCGAGAAAACATTACCGGGACCAAATGAAACTCTTCGAAGAGGGTGAATTTCCGATCGCTCATATCGAAGACAAACTGATCCCCACTCCCAGTGCTTCCTTCATTCCCATCCGCGTTTACAATGCCAACCCTCAAAAAAGAAATCTCCCCACCATCCTCTTTTTCCATGGGGGTGGACTCACCATCGGCAACTTAGAGACACATGATTCTTTTTGTCGCAAATTGTCTCATTATACCAAAAGCATTGTGATTGCAGTCGATTACCGTTTGGCCCCGGAACACCCTTACCCAGCCGCACACGATGATGCTTGGCTTGCCTACCAATATGTTCGTAACTCAGCTTACATCTTTGGTGGGTCTCCGAAAGCCATTGCTGTTTGCGGGGATAGCGCTGGCGCTCTCCTTGCCACGACCCTTTGCCTACGTGCCAAAAAAAACAATGTCCAAGCCCCCATTTACCAAGCACTCCTCTATCCCATGCTTGATACTTCCAAAGAATCGGACACCTATGAACTCTTTGGGGAAAATTATGTCTTAACCAAAACGCTCATGCGCTGGTTCATCCAAAATTATTTGCCCCAAACCAAGGACCGAAGTTTGATACAGAACTCACCTGTTTTGGCAGAGACCAAAGAACTGAAGGGTCTCCCACCTACCTACATTGGCATTGCCGGCTTTGATCCCCTCCGTGAAGAAGGGGAAACCTATGCCAAACACCTCCAAACAGCTGGTGTGAAGGTGGAAGAACGACATTTTCCTTCCCTTGTGCACGGATACATCCAATTGTCGGGGCTCATTCCAAAGGCAAAAGAAGCAGAAGAGGACCTCTTCCAATCCCTATTACGATTTTTTTCCCAAATCAAAATCTAA
- a CDS encoding helix-turn-helix transcriptional regulator has product MASFEDFPMIEVKKMNETEVRLFSLLFNLLREPKGISFQKFRNIMPRFYKNEDIESDRKKLYRDLNQLKSLGFNIKVAQYGYQSEDFFPYYIQKESIDRSLKFSKEELEHLSKTLFATEFTKDLMSLSQKLFSFHLDLIPNLSKLPVSTEGEDMVDTGNTEKILQAIKDKRAITILYGYEEKERTIEPYRLIRKNTTDFYVLAYDRSKKSLRRFILPKISVKKETKEEFFSNVKISDDDLNFHPLSIKTHPEKEISFQIHPEYEDRWKTFLEGAKYETIQNQYKVLTTNQNALFQFFVILPEALVECLPEWKESFVRHLKDWEHLYQLV; this is encoded by the coding sequence ATGGCTTCTTTTGAAGATTTTCCCATGATCGAAGTGAAAAAAATGAACGAAACGGAAGTTCGACTTTTCAGTTTATTGTTCAATCTTTTGCGAGAACCAAAAGGAATTAGTTTCCAGAAGTTCCGAAACATCATGCCCCGTTTTTATAAAAACGAAGACATTGAGTCGGATCGTAAAAAACTCTATAGAGATTTAAACCAACTGAAAAGCCTTGGATTCAATATCAAAGTGGCACAGTACGGATACCAATCTGAAGATTTTTTTCCCTATTACATTCAAAAAGAATCCATCGATCGATCCTTAAAATTTTCCAAAGAAGAATTGGAACACTTATCCAAAACTCTTTTTGCTACTGAATTCACGAAAGATTTGATGAGTTTGTCTCAGAAACTGTTTTCCTTTCATTTGGATTTGATTCCCAATCTTTCCAAACTTCCCGTATCCACTGAAGGCGAAGATATGGTGGATACAGGAAACACAGAAAAAATTTTACAAGCCATCAAAGACAAACGTGCCATCACAATCCTTTACGGATACGAAGAGAAAGAGAGGACAATCGAACCCTATCGTTTGATTCGAAAAAATACAACCGACTTTTATGTGTTAGCTTATGATAGAAGTAAAAAGTCCTTACGTAGATTCATCCTTCCTAAAATTTCAGTGAAAAAAGAAACCAAAGAAGAGTTTTTTTCGAATGTCAAAATTTCCGATGATGATTTAAATTTTCATCCCCTTTCAATCAAAACACACCCCGAAAAAGAAATCTCCTTCCAAATCCATCCTGAGTACGAGGATCGGTGGAAAACTTTTTTGGAAGGTGCCAAATATGAAACCATTCAAAACCAATACAAAGTGTTGACGACGAACCAAAATGCACTGTTTCAATTTTTTGTGATTTTACCAGAAGCATTGGTGGAATGCCTTCCTGAATGGAAGGAATCATTTGTCCGACACTTAAAAGATTGGGAACATTTATACCAACTCGTATGA
- a CDS encoding MFS transporter gives MGFPYTLVTLVFLSMLPVTMIVPVVKDIVKDRLFGSNWEVAFFTSIPMLGSFLFAPVAGIISDRFKNRKFFISFFCFLDAGLFYLLTVATDMGLFLFLRFLEGAAHIFIIGLLLSSAADQENDPKNKRYYGKGILMGITGMFLSLGGALGLPLGILGRSNPLLPFYVGSSILIFVGIMSFLLLKDKGIHTVKDFKLSDLKLAIFENPFLFVPFMFNFIDRFTVGFIISSFNIHLRETLAFHPGMLGVFLGLVLLPMSLLSYPSALLSRKTGVLPLVLVGSTVYGIFLGLSGTTNDYSYLFLFLLICGIGAGVMFVPSMMLASKMSKPGLTATTMSAFTGVGSLGFMLGPIVSVQMQTVFESLLPKEYSFSALSFFFGFLEIGLVFMTIPFFKKILSKMNRIDEEREKITLANPDPIL, from the coding sequence TTGGGATTCCCGTATACACTCGTAACACTTGTATTTTTATCGATGTTGCCGGTCACGATGATTGTGCCGGTAGTCAAAGACATTGTAAAGGATCGTTTGTTTGGATCCAACTGGGAAGTGGCTTTTTTCACAAGCATACCCATGTTAGGTTCCTTTTTGTTTGCTCCTGTTGCGGGAATCATTTCGGATCGTTTCAAAAACAGAAAGTTCTTCATCAGTTTTTTTTGTTTTTTAGATGCAGGACTTTTTTACCTCTTAACTGTCGCCACTGACATGGGATTATTTTTATTCCTACGATTTTTGGAAGGTGCTGCGCATATCTTTATCATCGGGTTACTATTAAGTTCCGCTGCTGACCAAGAGAATGATCCCAAAAACAAACGATATTATGGCAAAGGGATCCTTATGGGTATCACAGGGATGTTTTTATCCTTGGGTGGTGCTTTGGGACTTCCATTAGGAATCCTCGGAAGGAGTAATCCTTTATTGCCCTTTTATGTTGGATCGAGCATTCTTATTTTTGTCGGGATCATGAGTTTTCTTTTGTTAAAAGACAAAGGCATTCACACTGTCAAAGATTTTAAATTGAGTGATTTAAAATTGGCAATTTTTGAAAATCCCTTTCTGTTTGTGCCTTTTATGTTTAATTTTATCGATCGATTTACTGTTGGGTTTATCATTTCCTCGTTTAACATTCATTTACGAGAAACTTTGGCCTTCCACCCAGGAATGCTTGGAGTTTTCCTAGGACTTGTGCTCCTACCAATGAGTTTGTTGTCTTACCCATCTGCATTACTCTCTCGCAAAACAGGCGTTCTTCCTCTAGTATTAGTTGGATCCACGGTTTATGGAATCTTTTTGGGATTGTCTGGAACAACCAATGATTACTCGTATTTATTTTTATTTCTATTGATCTGTGGGATTGGAGCGGGTGTGATGTTCGTTCCTTCCATGATGTTAGCAAGTAAGATGTCAAAACCTGGACTGACTGCCACTACGATGTCTGCCTTCACTGGTGTGGGTTCACTTGGATTTATGTTGGGCCCAATCGTTTCTGTCCAAATGCAAACAGTATTCGAATCTTTACTTCCGAAAGAATATAGTTTTTCGGCACTTTCTTTCTTTTTTGGATTTTTAGAGATAGGACTTGTTTTTATGACAATTCCATTTTTTAAAAAGATTTTAAGCAAAATGAACCGAATCGACGAAGAAAGAGAAAAGATTACACTTGCCAATCCAGATCCTATCCTGTAA
- a CDS encoding LIC13410 family lipoprotein, with amino-acid sequence MFKRLLILSTLASVLFLVSCSSGNKVQAGSTKVHPHTALRKLEIDMIKVGDGLVKTEAVLGKPTEKSSDPSGTVMTWYFAEDRDVPEQYYTLKEKPDVVEKFLKLTFDPKNKITAKDFKL; translated from the coding sequence ATGTTCAAAAGATTACTGATTCTTAGCACACTCGCTTCGGTTCTATTCCTTGTGTCTTGTTCCTCAGGAAACAAAGTACAAGCTGGTAGCACAAAAGTTCACCCACACACGGCACTCCGCAAACTCGAAATTGATATGATCAAAGTAGGCGATGGTTTGGTAAAAACAGAAGCAGTCCTTGGAAAACCAACAGAAAAATCGTCTGATCCAAGTGGAACAGTCATGACTTGGTACTTTGCAGAAGACCGAGATGTTCCCGAACAATACTACACTCTCAAAGAAAAACCAGATGTTGTAGAAAAGTTTTTAAAACTCACATTTGATCCTAAAAACAAAATCACAGCAAAAGATTTTAAACTATAA
- a CDS encoding DUF2779 domain-containing protein, with product MTPVTKSLYLQFLRCQNAFHLIRDGVVQKPSTASFGGYLEWGDYLSLCRSQFPNTPIVEKSQNREESFLASEVYIKQQMSHFGSHLRFQNFVCSVELIEYDKERDGWILWDFRPIGSIKQDILRSFFFYKKIAEGMGLRVHGFKLIRIQTKFVYKGGPILPEEFLLIDDLTSRMESESGTREEEWNSFQEVEKEAEGKSVLYSFLETKPSCRSLKTCLSPSHCAKGRESAKEIFEYRDSSELAKQWFASGYNSYDSVPDTELSPIQKIQKEAHRTGEVHFNKETLSEYLSNVTKTVAFLDFESINPYLPIYPETKPFQHIPYLYSLHIWDQETDTLTHTTYMHEDIGTDPRSAVLFHLQKDLPRGITIFSFNDFFEKLIIQESANVVPEYLEFWESVKSMFIDLALPFKKLWVYHPGQNGKASLKEILPCFSQESHFGLTIREGQDANYQYLRLIKKQVTAEEKKRVLEDLIAYCKLDSYGLFLIYRMLQERLSVI from the coding sequence TTGACTCCCGTAACCAAATCTTTATACTTACAATTCTTAAGATGCCAAAATGCATTCCATCTGATACGAGATGGAGTTGTTCAAAAACCATCCACCGCATCCTTTGGTGGGTATTTGGAATGGGGAGATTATCTTTCTCTATGTAGAAGCCAATTTCCAAACACTCCGATTGTGGAAAAATCGCAGAACCGAGAAGAAAGTTTTTTAGCGTCTGAAGTTTATATCAAACAACAAATGTCCCATTTTGGATCCCATCTGCGTTTCCAAAATTTTGTTTGTAGTGTTGAACTCATTGAATATGACAAAGAGAGAGATGGTTGGATTTTATGGGACTTTCGGCCCATTGGTTCCATCAAACAAGACATCCTACGATCGTTTTTCTTTTACAAAAAAATTGCGGAAGGCATGGGACTTCGGGTACATGGATTCAAACTCATCCGCATCCAAACCAAATTTGTTTACAAAGGTGGCCCCATCCTTCCAGAAGAATTCCTTCTCATCGATGACCTAACATCGCGCATGGAATCGGAATCAGGAACTCGGGAAGAAGAATGGAACTCATTCCAAGAAGTGGAAAAAGAGGCAGAAGGCAAATCGGTTCTTTATTCCTTTTTGGAAACAAAACCCAGTTGTCGTTCTCTCAAAACTTGCCTTTCCCCTTCCCATTGTGCAAAAGGCAGAGAATCAGCCAAAGAGATCTTTGAATATAGAGATAGCTCCGAACTAGCAAAACAATGGTTTGCCTCTGGGTACAATTCGTACGATTCAGTTCCGGATACAGAACTCTCACCCATCCAAAAAATTCAAAAAGAGGCACATAGAACGGGAGAGGTTCATTTTAACAAGGAAACACTCTCCGAGTATCTTTCTAATGTGACAAAAACAGTTGCTTTTTTGGATTTTGAGTCGATCAACCCTTACCTCCCGATTTACCCAGAAACAAAACCCTTCCAACATATCCCATATTTATATTCACTTCACATTTGGGACCAGGAAACGGATACACTAACGCACACAACGTACATGCATGAGGATATAGGAACAGATCCGCGGAGCGCAGTTTTGTTCCACCTTCAAAAAGACCTACCAAGAGGCATTACGATCTTTTCATTTAATGATTTTTTTGAAAAATTGATCATCCAAGAATCGGCGAACGTTGTCCCAGAATACTTAGAATTTTGGGAATCAGTCAAATCGATGTTTATCGACCTTGCATTGCCGTTTAAAAAACTTTGGGTTTACCACCCAGGCCAGAATGGGAAGGCATCACTTAAGGAAATCCTACCTTGTTTTAGCCAAGAAAGCCATTTTGGACTTACCATTCGCGAAGGACAGGATGCCAATTACCAATATTTGAGATTGATAAAAAAGCAGGTGACAGCCGAAGAAAAAAAACGTGTCTTGGAGGATTTGATAGCTTACTGCAAATTAGATAGTTACGGTTTGTTTTTAATCTATAGAATGTTACAAGAAAGATTATCGGTTATTTAA